The DNA sequence CAGCCATTCGGGTTCTCGTCGTAGATGACTACGAGGCTTGGCGGCGCTTCGTCCGTTCGACGCTTCAAGAACAGCCGGGTCTGCAGATCATTGGCGAAGTATCGGACGGGCTGGAGGCGGTTCAGAAGGCGGAAGAACTCCAACCAGACCTGATTTTGCTGGACGTTGGGCTCCCGCAGCTGAATGGAATCGAGGCTGCCCGACGAATCCGCAGGGTCTCCCCCCACTCCACAATACTCTTCGTAAGCCTACTCGCCTCCGCCGATGTGGTGCGAGCGGCCCTTGGGACGGGTGCAAGGGGTTACGTTTTCAAAACCGATGCCCGAAGCGAGCTTTTGACCGCTGTGAACGCGGTTCTGCGGGGCTACCAATTTGTCAGCAGCAGATTTGCGGGTCACGATTTTATCGGGGCTTCGGATGCCCGAGGTCTCGAAAGCGTCCGACTCAATAGGGTCTCCACATCGCTCTTGCCGTACAACGGCGAAATCGCCCACCGCCACCAGGCGGGGTTCTATTCTGATGATCGATGGTTTCTAGATGACCTGACGCAGTTCATCGGAACTGCTCTCAAGGCGGGGAATCC is a window from the Nitrospiraceae bacterium genome containing:
- a CDS encoding response regulator; this encodes MERSAIRVLVVDDYEAWRRFVRSTLQEQPGLQIIGEVSDGLEAVQKAEELQPDLILLDVGLPQLNGIEAARRIRRVSPHSTILFVSLLASADVVRAALGTGARGYVFKTDARSELLTAVNAVLRGYQFVSSRFAGHDFIGASDARGLESVRLNRVSTSLLPYNGEIAHRHQAGFYSDDRWFLDDLTQFIGTALKAGNPAIVVATQSHRDNLLQRLQAYGLDIGAAIEQGRYIALDAAATVSTFMLNDLPDPARFLELAGKLITTAAKSISREHPRVALCGECDPPLWTIGNGEAAIKLEQLWNVIAGRYDVDIHCEYPLNSFHGEQGHHIFERICAEHSAVYSR